Proteins co-encoded in one Campylobacter jejuni genomic window:
- a CDS encoding ThiF family adenylyltransferase has translation MMNDRFTRIKWLVGEEKFQKISQTKVLVCGLGGVGGICVDALYRSGFKNLTLIDADKFEITNQNRQIHSENIGEEKAKVFERIYKAKGIVSKIDEDFLKNFDLSEFDLIIDAIDDIPAKVALAHLIDFKKQIFISSTGGARKLDPTRIKTTSIFKTHGDALAKKFRYELRKSGFNGNFDVVFSDEEAHCKDLGSFMGVTASFGLALASLAMRKILDKKS, from the coding sequence ATGATGAATGATAGATTTACACGTATAAAATGGCTAGTTGGAGAAGAAAAATTTCAAAAAATTTCACAAACAAAAGTTTTGGTTTGCGGACTTGGTGGAGTGGGTGGAATTTGCGTTGATGCGCTTTATCGTAGTGGTTTTAAAAACCTTACTTTAATCGATGCGGATAAATTTGAAATCACTAATCAAAATCGCCAAATTCATAGCGAAAATATAGGCGAAGAAAAGGCTAAAGTATTTGAAAGAATTTATAAGGCTAAAGGTATAGTCAGCAAAATCGATGAAGATTTTTTAAAAAATTTTGATTTAAGCGAGTTTGATCTTATCATAGATGCCATTGATGATATCCCTGCAAAAGTAGCTTTGGCTCATCTTATAGATTTTAAAAAACAAATTTTTATCTCTTCAACAGGTGGAGCTAGAAAGCTTGATCCAACACGCATTAAAACTACAAGTATTTTTAAAACTCACGGCGATGCTTTAGCGAAAAAATTTCGTTATGAGCTTAGAAAATCAGGCTTTAATGGAAATTTTGATGTAGTTTTTTCTGATGAAGAAGCACATTGTAAAGATTTAGGTTCTTTTATGGGTGTAACGGCTTCTTTTGGTTTAGCTTTGGCAAGTTTAGCAATGAGAAAAATACTCGATAAGAAGAGTTGA
- a CDS encoding GNAT family N-acetyltransferase, with amino-acid sequence MRRVEFQDLIPCIKLFKESVSKLCVKEYTQDQIEAWIKIDKKKWEEKFIKDFIYIYEKQGEIASFISLKEDEKMLDLLFTHPKFTRLGLAKELLDFVLKKYSYKELYVFASLSVKPFFLKNGFEVIRENEVSKEGQILKNFLMRKGNL; translated from the coding sequence ATAAGAAGAGTTGAATTTCAAGATTTAATCCCTTGCATAAAACTTTTCAAAGAAAGTGTGAGTAAGCTTTGCGTTAAAGAATACACTCAAGATCAAATCGAAGCTTGGATTAAGATAGATAAGAAAAAATGGGAAGAAAAATTCATAAAAGATTTTATTTATATCTATGAAAAACAAGGAGAAATTGCAAGTTTTATAAGTTTAAAAGAAGATGAGAAAATGCTTGATTTGCTTTTTACTCACCCTAAATTTACAAGACTTGGTTTGGCTAAAGAGTTGCTTGATTTTGTGTTAAAAAAATACTCTTACAAAGAACTTTATGTTTTTGCTTCTTTAAGCGTAAAACCCTTCTTTTTAAAAAATGGCTTTGAGGTTATTAGAGAAAATGAAGTCTCAAAAGAAGGGCAAATTTTAAAAAACTTTTTAATGAGAAAAGGAAATTTATGA
- a CDS encoding CPBP family intramembrane glutamic endopeptidase, producing MALYYRYKKSLILELILFVFCIGLFLHFIPGINNIKVLDKVYASENSAPFTLYFNFDKPIGVFILFLLLPMLFTNKNYVKASLLKWILLILSPLILLFIPWYFNVLKLEFSLPWWLPYFLFSNILLVVLVEEVYFRGYLQQRLSQILNPNSALLIASIAFGLIHYRSGVLMIVFASLAGIIYGLAYKYSKSLWISVLFHCGLNLIHLIFFTYPFYLKS from the coding sequence TTGGCTTTATATTATAGATATAAAAAATCACTTATTTTAGAATTGATATTATTTGTTTTTTGTATAGGTTTATTTTTACATTTTATACCAGGAATTAATAATATAAAAGTTTTAGATAAGGTTTATGCAAGTGAAAATAGTGCACCATTTACTTTATACTTTAATTTTGATAAACCTATAGGTGTATTTATATTGTTTTTGTTATTGCCTATGTTATTTACAAATAAAAATTATGTAAAAGCTTCATTGCTCAAATGGATTTTATTGATTTTAAGTCCTTTGATTTTATTATTTATACCTTGGTATTTCAATGTTTTAAAATTAGAATTTAGTTTACCTTGGTGGTTACCTTATTTCTTATTTTCTAATATTTTATTAGTAGTTTTGGTCGAAGAAGTATATTTTAGAGGTTATCTTCAGCAAAGACTTTCTCAAATTTTAAATCCAAATTCGGCTTTATTAATAGCAAGTATAGCCTTTGGATTAATTCATTATAGAAGTGGAGTTTTAATGATTGTTTTTGCAAGCTTAGCTGGAATTATATATGGATTGGCTTATAAATATAGTAAAAGTTTATGGATAAGTGTATTATTTCATTGTGGATTAAATTTAATCCATCTAATATTTTTTACTTATCCTTTTTATTTGAAATCATAA
- the modC gene encoding sulfate/molybdate ABC transporter ATP-binding protein produces MIKIDINHPMNTAKGRLDLNFKKDIESGKITALFGESGAGKTTLLKIIAGLIRPEFGRIEVDNELWFDSSKNFSLALQKRKIGFVFQDYALFPNMNVKENIAYATSSKAKVSELLALMGLENLAKIYPKHLSGGQAQRVALARALAREPKILLLDEPLSALDFKMRANLQDELAKILEYFKISTLLVSHDLAEIYKLSHRILELKNGKIIKDFPKNEFFTHSSISAKLCLSTTLLEIKKSDILVVLTLLLNQDIIKITLSEEEFLKAYQDIKIGDTLILSVKAFNPLILK; encoded by the coding sequence ATGATAAAAATTGATATCAATCATCCTATGAATACCGCCAAAGGAAGGCTGGATTTAAATTTTAAAAAAGATATAGAATCAGGAAAAATTACCGCACTTTTTGGCGAAAGCGGAGCAGGAAAAACCACTCTTTTAAAAATCATAGCAGGACTTATAAGACCTGAATTTGGGCGTATAGAAGTAGATAATGAACTTTGGTTTGATTCTTCAAAAAATTTTAGTTTAGCTTTGCAAAAAAGAAAAATTGGTTTTGTTTTTCAAGATTATGCACTTTTTCCAAATATGAATGTAAAAGAAAATATCGCCTATGCCACTAGTTCTAAGGCAAAGGTTAGCGAGCTTTTAGCCTTAATGGGACTTGAAAATTTGGCTAAAATTTATCCTAAACATTTAAGCGGAGGACAAGCACAAAGAGTAGCCTTAGCAAGAGCTTTAGCAAGGGAACCAAAAATTTTGCTTTTAGATGAGCCTTTGAGTGCTTTGGATTTTAAAATGCGTGCCAATTTACAAGATGAATTGGCTAAAATTTTAGAGTATTTTAAGATAAGTACTTTATTGGTAAGTCATGATTTGGCTGAAATTTATAAGTTAAGTCATAGAATTTTAGAGCTTAAAAATGGAAAAATCATTAAGGATTTTCCTAAAAATGAATTTTTTACTCATTCAAGTATTAGTGCAAAATTGTGTTTGAGTACAACTTTGCTAGAAATTAAAAAAAGTGATATTTTAGTCGTTTTAACCTTGCTTTTAAATCAAGATATTATTAAAATCACTCTTAGTGAAGAGGAATTTCTAAAAGCTTATCAAGATATAAAAATAGGCGATACTCTCATACTTTCAGTAAAAGCTTTTAATCCTTTAATTCTTAAATAA
- the modB gene encoding molybdate ABC transporter permease subunit yields MLDPAFLQTLYLTFKLAFITTFILFFIGVFLAYLLSFVRFPFKTILQSFISLPLILPPSVLGFYLLVTFSANSFLGQVLKEYFNLSLVFSFEGLVFASLIFSLPFMVNPLQSAFSSINPNLLDASYSLGKGKIYTLFRVILPNSKAGIFSACAMSFAHTVGEFGVVMMIGGHKQGETLVASIAIYDELEILNYSLAHQYAFILFIFSFLVLFSLYFVNKKMSFQ; encoded by the coding sequence GTGCTTGATCCAGCTTTTTTACAAACCCTTTATCTTACTTTTAAACTTGCTTTTATCACGACTTTTATCCTTTTTTTTATCGGTGTTTTTTTAGCTTATTTGTTAAGTTTTGTGCGTTTTCCTTTTAAAACAATCCTTCAAAGCTTTATTTCTTTGCCTTTGATTTTACCTCCTAGTGTTTTGGGATTTTATTTGCTTGTAACTTTTTCGGCTAATAGTTTTTTAGGGCAAGTTTTAAAAGAATATTTTAATCTTTCTTTGGTTTTTAGTTTTGAAGGTCTTGTTTTTGCTTCTTTGATTTTTTCTTTGCCTTTTATGGTAAATCCTTTGCAAAGTGCCTTTTCATCGATCAATCCAAATTTACTCGATGCTTCTTATAGTTTAGGTAAAGGTAAAATTTATACTCTTTTTAGAGTGATTTTACCTAATTCTAAAGCAGGAATTTTTAGTGCTTGTGCGATGAGTTTTGCTCATACTGTGGGTGAATTTGGAGTCGTGATGATGATAGGAGGACATAAACAAGGTGAAACTTTAGTAGCTAGTATAGCTATTTATGATGAACTTGAAATCTTAAACTATAGCTTGGCACATCAATATGCTTTTATATTGTTTATTTTTTCTTTTTTAGTGCTTTTTAGTCTTTATTTTGTCAATAAAAAAATGAGTTTTCAATGA
- a CDS encoding molybdopterin-binding protein, translating into MNLIKGQICELLNQEDIVIVKILSKEVIFSILMLELKSLENLKIGASVELLFKEHELCFSTSKTLLSVENSFLAKITKIKKGELLYQVFFDFKGNELSSIITKEKALELEICENQEWLCFVKANDIVLRSHSA; encoded by the coding sequence ATGAACCTTATAAAAGGACAAATTTGTGAGCTTTTAAATCAAGAGGATATAGTTATTGTTAAAATACTTTCTAAAGAAGTGATTTTTAGTATTTTAATGCTTGAATTAAAGTCTTTAGAAAATTTAAAAATTGGTGCGAGTGTAGAACTTCTTTTTAAAGAGCATGAGCTTTGTTTTAGTACAAGTAAAACTCTTTTAAGTGTTGAAAATTCTTTTTTAGCTAAAATTACAAAAATTAAAAAAGGCGAACTTTTGTATCAGGTATTTTTTGATTTTAAAGGTAATGAACTTTCTAGTATTATCACCAAAGAAAAAGCTTTAGAACTTGAAATTTGTGAAAATCAAGAATGGCTTTGTTTTGTAAAAGCAAATGATATTGTATTAAGGAGTCATAGTGCTTGA
- the modA gene encoding molybdate ABC transporter substrate-binding protein — protein sequence MKKFIVFFGILFFTLHLNAQNLSIFVASSASKAMSEVKDEFLKTHPEDKIELVFGASGKYYELLKQGREFDLFFSADTKYAKAIYDDKNALIKPKVYVLGVLALYSLDENLLQGGVENLKEKAGKITHLSIANPKVAPYGVAAKEVLENLDLNEFFKDKIVLGENISVPVLHVDSKNADIAIVAYSLVSSINHPKGKAVIIDAKYFSPLEQSYVITKYAKDKKLAFEFSEFIGSSKAKEIFKKYGFSTP from the coding sequence ATGAAAAAGTTTATAGTATTTTTTGGAATTTTGTTTTTTACCTTACATCTAAATGCACAAAATTTAAGCATTTTTGTAGCTTCTTCAGCTTCAAAGGCAATGAGTGAAGTTAAAGATGAGTTTTTGAAAACACATCCAGAAGATAAAATAGAATTGGTTTTTGGTGCTTCTGGAAAATATTATGAGCTTTTAAAACAAGGAAGAGAATTTGATCTCTTTTTTTCAGCAGATACTAAATATGCTAAGGCTATTTATGATGATAAAAATGCCTTAATAAAGCCAAAAGTTTATGTTTTAGGAGTTTTGGCTTTGTATAGTTTGGATGAAAATTTACTCCAAGGAGGCGTTGAAAATTTAAAAGAAAAGGCAGGTAAAATCACGCATCTAAGCATAGCCAATCCTAAAGTAGCTCCTTATGGAGTAGCGGCTAAAGAAGTGCTTGAAAATTTGGATTTAAATGAGTTTTTTAAGGATAAAATCGTTTTAGGCGAAAATATCTCAGTGCCTGTTTTACATGTGGATAGTAAAAATGCAGATATAGCTATAGTAGCTTATTCTTTAGTTTCTTCTATCAATCATCCTAAGGGTAAGGCTGTTATAATTGATGCAAAGTATTTTAGCCCTTTAGAGCAAAGTTATGTCATCACAAAATACGCTAAGGATAAAAAATTAGCCTTTGAATTTAGCGAATTTATTGGCTCTTCAAAAGCAAAAGAAATTTTTAAAAAATACGGATTTAGCACACCATGA
- the bioC gene encoding malonyl-ACP O-methyltransferase BioC: MNFLKAKDYEKHAKVQDFMGLKLCEILKDLKISHFEKVFEFGCGRGEFSKKLQNFITFDEYLKNDILDFKENSNILIFDMNEIAKQDLSKEKFDLIVSNATLQWLDLKRILPSLRDMLNQNGILLLSTFAEQNLKEIKQSTGFGLNYFSLNELEQIFKIYFNEVKITQELIKLSFDNALDVFRHLKLSGVNSLGFYPLNKSFLKEFEEKFQNKLTYHPVFILCKNDIK; the protein is encoded by the coding sequence TTGAATTTTTTAAAAGCAAAAGATTATGAAAAACATGCAAAAGTGCAAGATTTCATGGGTTTAAAACTTTGTGAAATTTTAAAAGATTTAAAAATTTCACATTTTGAAAAAGTGTTTGAATTTGGTTGTGGTAGGGGTGAATTTAGCAAAAAACTTCAAAATTTCATTACTTTTGATGAGTATTTAAAAAACGATATTTTAGATTTTAAAGAAAATTCTAATATTTTAATTTTTGATATGAATGAAATTGCAAAACAAGATTTAAGTAAAGAGAAATTTGATCTTATCGTTTCAAATGCAACTTTGCAATGGCTTGATTTAAAACGCATTTTACCAAGTCTTAGGGATATGCTAAATCAAAATGGGATTTTACTTCTTTCTACTTTTGCAGAACAAAATTTAAAAGAAATCAAGCAAAGTACAGGTTTTGGTTTAAATTATTTTAGCTTAAATGAATTAGAGCAAATTTTTAAAATCTATTTTAATGAGGTAAAAATTACCCAAGAACTCATAAAATTAAGTTTTGATAATGCTTTAGATGTTTTTAGGCATTTAAAATTAAGCGGGGTAAATTCTTTAGGTTTTTATCCTTTAAATAAAAGCTTTTTAAAAGAATTTGAAGAAAAATTTCAAAACAAACTCACTTATCATCCTGTATTTATTTTATGCAAAAATGATATAAAATGA
- a CDS encoding pimeloyl-ACP methyl esterase BioG family protein, translating to MKYEFLCKNPDSKKLIVVFGGFASHPSHFSHLKSDKNVILFYDYENFDLNFDFKAFDELFLIAFSMGVCVANKLLKELNFKQKIAINGTNFGIDKLKGIHPAIFRKTLRNFKLENFKEALFKERKNLTKDFIFKDEKALKIELEKLFDFALTKQEENLLWDKVYSSKEDEIFPPNALKNSFKNLIFLDEPHFAFFHFKTWDEL from the coding sequence ATGAAATATGAATTTTTATGCAAAAATCCTGATTCAAAAAAACTTATAGTGGTATTTGGAGGGTTTGCTTCACATCCTAGCCATTTTTCGCATTTAAAAAGCGATAAAAATGTGATTTTATTTTATGATTATGAAAATTTTGATTTAAATTTTGATTTCAAAGCTTTTGATGAGCTTTTTTTAATCGCTTTTTCTATGGGAGTTTGCGTAGCAAATAAACTTTTAAAAGAGCTTAATTTTAAACAAAAAATAGCCATAAATGGCACAAATTTTGGCATAGATAAATTAAAAGGAATTCATCCTGCAATTTTTAGAAAAACCTTGCGAAATTTCAAATTAGAAAATTTCAAAGAAGCTTTATTTAAAGAACGCAAAAATTTAACTAAAGATTTTATTTTTAAAGATGAAAAAGCTTTAAAAATAGAGCTTGAAAAACTTTTTGACTTTGCTTTAACAAAACAAGAAGAAAATTTGCTTTGGGATAAGGTTTATTCAAGTAAAGAAGATGAAATTTTTCCGCCAAATGCCTTGAAAAATAGTTTTAAAAATTTGATTTTTTTAGATGAACCGCATTTTGCTTTTTTTCATTTTAAAACTTGGGATGAGCTTTGA
- the bioF gene encoding aminotransferase class I/II-fold pyridoxal phosphate-dependent enzyme, which translates to MNLEKILQDLEQNHNLRTLTPLKHENKFVYKQDQKLLNLAGNDYLYLASSKGLKAEFLNTLKEQDLFFSSSSSRSLSGNFEIYEELESFLKTKFKDKEILHFNSGYHLNISCIAALSSVSRTLFLADKFIHASMIDGLRLGGANFFRFHHKNMNHLESLIQKHYENYENIIVLSEALFSMDGDFSDFKTLCELKRRYDKIKLYIDEAHSVGCFDEEGLGLVKKLALENEVDFLVFTFGKAFASMGACIICEEKYKKFFINKARAFIYSTALPPINVAWTQFIFKKMPYFKKEREKLELLSAFFKSKLQEKNHIVLGDAYIICLLLGENKKALEISQKLQKAGFFAPAIKEPTVPKNTARIRFSLHAGLNTEELERIIELL; encoded by the coding sequence ATGAATCTTGAAAAAATTTTGCAAGATCTAGAGCAAAATCACAATCTAAGAACTCTAACGCCTTTAAAACATGAAAATAAATTTGTTTATAAGCAAGATCAAAAACTTTTAAATTTAGCAGGAAATGATTATCTTTATTTGGCGTCTTCTAAAGGGTTAAAAGCTGAGTTTTTAAACACCCTAAAAGAACAAGATTTGTTTTTTTCAAGTTCGAGTTCAAGAAGTTTGAGTGGAAATTTTGAAATTTATGAAGAATTAGAAAGTTTTTTAAAGACTAAATTTAAAGATAAGGAAATTTTACATTTTAATAGTGGTTATCATCTAAATATCTCTTGTATAGCAGCACTTTCTAGCGTTTCTAGGACGCTTTTTTTAGCCGATAAATTTATTCATGCAAGTATGATTGATGGCTTAAGACTTGGCGGAGCTAATTTTTTTCGTTTTCATCATAAAAATATGAATCATTTAGAGAGTTTAATCCAAAAACATTATGAAAATTATGAAAATATCATCGTTTTAAGCGAAGCTTTGTTTAGTATGGATGGAGATTTTAGCGATTTTAAAACTTTGTGTGAGCTTAAAAGGCGTTATGATAAAATCAAGCTTTATATAGATGAAGCACACAGCGTGGGTTGTTTTGATGAAGAGGGTTTGGGGCTTGTTAAAAAACTAGCCTTAGAAAATGAAGTGGATTTTTTGGTTTTTACCTTTGGAAAAGCCTTTGCTTCCATGGGTGCTTGTATAATATGCGAGGAAAAATATAAAAAATTTTTCATCAACAAAGCTAGAGCTTTTATTTATTCTACAGCCTTGCCACCTATTAATGTAGCTTGGACGCAATTTATTTTTAAAAAAATGCCTTATTTTAAGAAAGAAAGAGAAAAATTAGAGCTTTTAAGCGCTTTTTTTAAAAGTAAATTGCAAGAAAAAAATCACATCGTTTTAGGCGATGCTTATATTATTTGCTTGCTTTTAGGTGAAAATAAAAAAGCCTTAGAAATTTCACAAAAACTTCAAAAAGCTGGATTTTTTGCTCCTGCGATTAAAGAACCTACCGTGCCAAAAAATACAGCCAGAATTCGTTTTTCTTTGCACGCAGGACTTAATACAGAGGAACTTGAAAGGATAATAGAGCTTTTATGA
- the bioA gene encoding adenosylmethionine--8-amino-7-oxononanoate transaminase: protein MQNQILKNLDLKHIWHPCTQMKDYETLPLIPIKKAKGIWLYDFDDKAYMDCVSSWWVNLFGHCNEKIANAIKKQVDELEHVILAGFTHEPIIKLSTRLCEKVGRDFNKCFYADNGSSAIEVALKMSFHYHLNKGLKKNKFLSLSNSYHGETLGALSVGDVALYKDTYKALLLECLSTPVPQGKDYTKELEILKDILEKHSSEICAFILEPLVQCAGNMHMYEASFIDEAIKLCHAFNVQVIFDEIAVGFGRTGTLFALHQCKQSPDFICLSKGITGGFIPLSVVLTKDEIYNAFYAPYSEQKAFLHSHSYTGNTLACAAANAVLDIFENENILEKNQILSTFIQQEFSKLKKFDFLGNFRTCGMISAFDILSHKHERVGLFVFQKALEKGLLLRPLANTIYFMPPYIITKEQIIYVVESLEQIFKEF from the coding sequence ATGCAAAATCAAATCTTAAAAAATCTCGATTTAAAACACATTTGGCACCCTTGCACACAAATGAAAGATTACGAAACTCTACCTTTAATCCCTATAAAAAAAGCAAAAGGCATATGGCTTTATGATTTTGATGATAAAGCCTATATGGATTGCGTGAGTTCTTGGTGGGTAAATCTTTTTGGTCATTGTAATGAAAAAATTGCAAATGCCATCAAAAAACAAGTTGATGAGCTTGAGCATGTGATTTTAGCAGGTTTTACACATGAGCCTATCATCAAGCTTTCTACGAGACTTTGTGAAAAAGTAGGGCGTGATTTTAATAAATGTTTTTATGCAGATAATGGCTCAAGTGCCATTGAAGTAGCACTTAAGATGAGTTTTCATTATCATTTAAATAAAGGTTTGAAAAAAAATAAATTTTTATCTTTAAGCAATTCCTATCATGGCGAAACCTTAGGGGCTTTAAGTGTGGGCGATGTTGCACTTTATAAAGATACTTACAAAGCCTTGCTTTTAGAGTGTTTAAGCACTCCTGTGCCACAAGGTAAAGACTATACTAAAGAGCTTGAAATTTTAAAAGATATTTTAGAAAAACACTCGAGTGAAATTTGCGCTTTTATACTTGAACCTTTAGTGCAATGTGCGGGAAATATGCACATGTATGAAGCTAGCTTTATCGATGAAGCGATCAAGCTTTGTCATGCTTTTAATGTGCAAGTGATTTTTGATGAAATTGCAGTGGGTTTTGGACGCACAGGAACTTTGTTTGCTTTACATCAATGCAAACAAAGCCCCGATTTTATCTGTCTTTCAAAGGGAATTACAGGAGGATTTATACCCCTTTCTGTAGTGCTTACAAAGGATGAAATTTATAATGCCTTTTATGCACCCTATAGTGAACAAAAAGCCTTTTTACACTCTCATAGTTATACAGGAAACACTCTAGCTTGTGCAGCAGCTAATGCGGTTTTAGATATCTTTGAAAATGAAAATATTTTAGAAAAAAATCAAATTTTAAGTACCTTTATCCAGCAAGAATTTTCCAAACTTAAAAAATTTGATTTTTTAGGAAATTTTAGAACTTGTGGAATGATCAGTGCTTTTGATATTTTAAGCCATAAACACGAACGCGTGGGACTTTTTGTATTTCAAAAAGCCTTAGAAAAAGGCTTGCTATTAAGACCTTTAGCAAATACTATATATTTTATGCCTCCTTACATCATCACAAAAGAACAAATCATTTATGTAGTAGAGAGTTTAGAGCAGATTTTTAAGGAATTTTAA
- the bioD gene encoding dethiobiotin synthase — MQIYVSGIHTDVGKTHFSAAFCANFNYDYFKLIQAGIPTDSEFIAKFSPKTKVFKEGVFLQTPASPHLGKIKEKLDYKALDIILPKSENLLIELAGGLFSPMDENYTMIDFMNIFKRPTILVAKYYLGSINHILLSMEALKQRNINILALVMMGKKDILQDDFIKNYAKIPIINLNFFDENSILNQDFKEQIQEILQLKIP, encoded by the coding sequence GTGCAAATTTATGTGAGTGGAATACATACTGATGTAGGAAAAACACATTTTAGTGCAGCTTTTTGTGCGAATTTTAACTATGATTATTTTAAACTCATTCAAGCAGGAATTCCAACAGATAGCGAGTTTATTGCAAAATTTAGTCCAAAAACAAAGGTTTTTAAAGAGGGTGTTTTTTTGCAAACTCCAGCTTCTCCTCATCTTGGAAAAATCAAAGAAAAACTTGATTATAAAGCCTTAGATATCATTTTACCAAAAAGTGAGAACCTACTTATTGAGCTTGCGGGTGGGCTTTTTTCTCCTATGGATGAAAATTATACTATGATTGATTTTATGAATATTTTTAAACGCCCTACGATTTTAGTAGCAAAATACTATCTTGGAAGCATTAATCATATTTTACTTAGCATGGAAGCTTTAAAGCAAAGAAATATCAATATTTTAGCCCTTGTGATGATGGGTAAAAAAGATATCTTACAAGATGATTTTATAAAAAATTATGCAAAAATTCCTATAATTAATCTTAATTTTTTTGATGAAAATAGCATTTTAAATCAAGATTTTAAAGAGCAAATACAAGAAATTTTACAGCTTAAAATTCCTTAA
- a CDS encoding DMT family transporter: MEWFYLFLATACEIFGVVIMKELVSTKNKLYLLALIVCFGFSFTFLSLSMQNIAMSVAYAIWTGAGTAGGVMIGVLFYKESKSFLKLFLIAVIIACTVGLKFLS, from the coding sequence ATGGAATGGTTTTATTTGTTTTTAGCTACTGCTTGTGAAATTTTTGGCGTGGTGATCATGAAAGAACTTGTAAGCACTAAAAATAAGCTTTACCTTTTGGCTTTGATAGTGTGTTTTGGATTTTCTTTTACTTTTTTAAGTTTAAGTATGCAAAATATCGCTATGAGTGTTGCTTATGCTATATGGACAGGAGCTGGAACTGCTGGTGGGGTAATGATAGGAGTACTTTTTTATAAAGAAAGTAAAAGTTTTCTGAAACTTTTTTTAATCGCTGTGATTATTGCTTGTACAGTAGGTTTAAAATTTCTTTCTTAA
- a CDS encoding DMT family transporter has translation MNEKFNINIAWFLIILGGIIECFWVSGLKYSTEIWHYILTAIGVCISFTCFLKACERLEVSITYSVFVGIGTIGVVLNEMFIFNEAVSIIKLVLIVILLLSIIALKWISKEA, from the coding sequence GTGAATGAAAAATTCAATATCAATATAGCTTGGTTTTTAATAATCTTAGGCGGGATTATAGAATGTTTTTGGGTCAGTGGACTTAAGTATTCTACAGAAATTTGGCACTATATTTTAACAGCCATTGGGGTTTGTATTTCTTTTACTTGCTTTTTAAAAGCTTGTGAAAGACTTGAAGTAAGTATTACTTATAGTGTTTTTGTAGGCATTGGCACTATTGGGGTGGTTTTAAATGAAATGTTTATTTTTAACGAGGCTGTTTCTATAATTAAACTTGTGCTTATAGTGATTTTACTTTTAAGCATTATAGCCCTTAAATGGATAAGCAAGGAAGCTTAA
- the rplY gene encoding 50S ribosomal protein L25/general stress protein Ctc — MLEGIVRESIGRKAAKALKRDGYLIANIYGKGLENINAAFKVNEFIKEVRKKTTLIFDVKVGSQTLSVVVVDYQKDPVTAELKHVDLKVAQKGVISKYMVPVKITGTAIGLKNKGVLIQSKRRLKVKCAAENLPNFFELDVSKLDVGDALLVRDIVVPAGVTMIDADRVAVVGVEKAR; from the coding sequence ATGTTAGAAGGTATCGTTAGAGAGAGTATCGGTAGAAAAGCTGCTAAAGCTTTAAAAAGAGATGGTTATCTAATCGCAAACATCTATGGAAAAGGATTAGAAAACATCAATGCCGCTTTTAAAGTAAATGAGTTTATTAAGGAAGTTCGTAAAAAAACTACTTTAATTTTTGATGTAAAAGTAGGTTCTCAAACTTTAAGCGTTGTAGTTGTGGATTATCAAAAAGATCCTGTAACTGCAGAACTTAAACATGTGGATTTAAAAGTTGCACAAAAAGGTGTGATTTCTAAATACATGGTTCCAGTTAAAATCACAGGAACAGCTATAGGTCTTAAAAATAAAGGTGTTTTAATCCAATCAAAAAGAAGATTAAAAGTAAAATGTGCAGCTGAAAATTTACCAAATTTCTTCGAACTTGATGTAAGTAAACTTGATGTGGGTGATGCTTTACTTGTTCGTGATATTGTAGTTCCTGCGGGAGTAACTATGATTGATGCTGATAGAGTAGCGGTTGTAGGTGTAGAAAAAGCTAGATGA